In Bradyrhizobium sp. 1(2017), one DNA window encodes the following:
- a CDS encoding cysteine hydrolase family protein — translation MRDSRSEIAEIRNAVHLCIDMQNIFAPGGLWATPWMERVLPTIASIVSRHPARTIFTRFVTPQDPEDRPGQWQGYFHRWRQATRRHLPPSGLELVPALAGFVPPAAIIDKPAYSAFSNPGLGSLLIEKNVGTVVITGAETDVCVLSTVLSAVDLGFRIVIVEDALCSSSDVGHDALMTMYRTRFHGQVDLATAEELTEFWRE, via the coding sequence ATGAGGGACAGTCGCTCGGAAATCGCCGAGATCAGGAATGCGGTTCATCTCTGCATCGACATGCAGAACATTTTTGCTCCCGGCGGACTCTGGGCGACGCCCTGGATGGAGCGGGTGCTGCCGACGATCGCCTCGATCGTATCCCGCCATCCGGCCAGGACGATTTTCACGCGCTTCGTCACGCCGCAGGATCCGGAGGACCGTCCGGGCCAGTGGCAGGGCTATTTCCATCGCTGGCGCCAGGCGACCCGCAGGCATCTTCCGCCATCCGGCCTCGAGCTCGTGCCGGCCCTGGCCGGGTTCGTTCCGCCGGCCGCCATCATCGACAAGCCGGCCTATTCCGCGTTCAGCAATCCCGGTCTCGGCAGCCTGCTGATCGAGAAGAACGTCGGCACTGTGGTGATCACGGGTGCAGAGACCGATGTCTGTGTGCTGTCGACGGTCCTGAGCGCGGTCGATCTCGGCTTCAGGATCGTCATCGTCGAGGACGCGCTGTGCAGCTCGTCCGATGTGGGGCACGATGCGCTCATGACGATGTACCGCACCCGCTTTCACGGACAGGTCGACCTCGCGACCGCCGAGGAGCTGACAGAGTTCTGGCGGGAGTAG
- a CDS encoding PadR family transcriptional regulator codes for MKYKDLLTGFIRLHILHHAAEDEIYGQWMIEELARHGYKLSPGTLYPLLHGMERKGYLRSRKEHPGRTARTLYRATPLGKRGLALAKSRVMEFTGEAIKK; via the coding sequence ATGAAGTACAAGGACTTGCTCACGGGATTCATCAGGCTGCACATTCTGCACCACGCCGCGGAAGATGAAATCTACGGCCAGTGGATGATCGAAGAGCTGGCTCGCCACGGCTACAAGCTCAGCCCCGGGACGCTCTACCCGCTGCTTCATGGCATGGAGCGGAAAGGCTATCTGCGGTCGCGCAAGGAGCATCCCGGACGAACCGCGCGCACCCTCTATCGGGCGACGCCGCTCGGAAAGCGCGGACTCGCGTTGGCCAAGTCGCGGGTCATGGAGTTCACCGGCGAGGCCATAAAGAAATAG